A window of Paenibacillus sp. 19GGS1-52 contains these coding sequences:
- a CDS encoding sugar phosphate nucleotidyltransferase codes for MKGLILCAGRGTRLQPSTYTKPKCMLPVNGEYIIVSIINKLVAAGITDIGIVVNASQGEIQETIGAGERWNASLTFLLQQEAKGLADAVKSAKTFMADSPFVLMLGDNLYEGELEPLIESLEAEQSAASILLQRVKDPRQFGVAVIEGGQMVSLEEKPRNPKSDLAIVGVYALTAAIWSIIERLTPSPRGEYELTDAIQMLISEGGHVAYSVTTAPFFDIGTHERWLEANRYKMDHDPKNFAMPSGLNSVQCIPPVRVDLTARVTNSVIGPHVYIGPNSIVEDCILTNSILTDQVRLSHIHAEGSVFGSHVYLAEQEIQELPARHILGDRATVTRINPDLPNDSK; via the coding sequence ATGAAAGGATTAATCTTATGTGCCGGCCGAGGAACAAGACTGCAGCCTTCGACGTATACCAAACCAAAGTGTATGCTGCCCGTTAACGGGGAGTATATTATTGTCTCCATCATTAATAAACTTGTGGCGGCCGGAATTACCGATATTGGTATTGTAGTCAACGCTTCGCAAGGAGAGATCCAGGAAACGATTGGAGCTGGGGAGCGGTGGAACGCTTCTTTAACCTTTCTGCTGCAACAAGAAGCTAAAGGACTGGCGGATGCAGTCAAAAGTGCAAAGACTTTTATGGCGGATTCCCCCTTTGTATTGATGCTTGGCGATAATTTGTATGAGGGTGAACTCGAACCGTTGATTGAATCATTGGAGGCAGAACAATCTGCGGCTTCGATACTGCTGCAGCGAGTCAAGGACCCCCGTCAATTTGGTGTTGCTGTTATCGAAGGTGGGCAAATGGTCAGTCTGGAAGAGAAACCACGCAATCCCAAATCGGATTTGGCTATTGTTGGCGTGTATGCTCTGACTGCAGCAATCTGGTCGATCATTGAGAGACTCACGCCTTCCCCGCGCGGAGAATACGAGTTAACAGATGCTATTCAAATGTTAATTTCAGAGGGCGGGCATGTTGCGTACAGCGTAACGACAGCGCCATTTTTTGATATCGGGACCCATGAACGCTGGCTAGAAGCGAATCGCTACAAGATGGATCATGATCCCAAGAATTTTGCGATGCCTTCCGGCCTTAACTCTGTGCAGTGCATCCCTCCGGTTAGGGTTGATCTCACCGCTCGCGTAACGAACAGTGTAATTGGACCTCATGTGTATATTGGTCCAAATAGTATTGTCGAAGATTGCATTCTAACCAATAGTATTTTGACGGATCAGGTACGGTTGTCCCATATTCATGCAGAGGGAAGTGTATTTGGCTCACATGTTTATCTAGCTGAGCAAGAAATTCAGGAGCTACCTGCCCGTCATATCCTGGGTGATCGTGCGACAGTTACCAGAATCAATCCTGATTTGCCGAACGATTCAAAATAA
- a CDS encoding glycosyltransferase family 8 protein, producing MIELVLTINDKDGSYTEHAGVVLASIFSNTQQMINVHIVHDDSLSEENKSKLTQLVDVFHHNIFFYHVTVPGDMQEVAAGVYKIDYWTMASMYRLLLPIFIQAERVIYLDCDILVNMDINELWNIDLGDRYLGAVLDQGQNLLEYFISLGLSAELYFNSGVILFQLDNIRKKENWYGEMLNFLRNYPIMTMPDQDVLNAVFSSNYLQMDQRFNTFAHHELDLENKIIHFAGDSKWWDVDSPHVPLYNNYLAMTPWTKGLAAPEPVSEPEQTLSLPEPPAPEIQPPEIQLPETPVLEIPAPEVAAPVPVPAPENVPVKPHRRRRRRSLRLRLRLIRLRLRRKRMIRAKYRSIKRVKLIKRRQMKKKRVLRSTKKKLHPVRRKHKHMMKKGLSKRGTSHLKRTS from the coding sequence ATGATTGAGCTGGTCTTGACGATCAATGATAAAGACGGGAGCTATACGGAGCACGCTGGTGTTGTCCTTGCATCAATCTTTTCCAATACCCAGCAAATGATCAATGTGCACATTGTGCATGACGATTCCTTAAGTGAGGAGAACAAGTCAAAGCTCACTCAGCTGGTGGATGTATTTCATCACAATATCTTTTTTTATCATGTTACAGTTCCTGGGGATATGCAAGAAGTTGCAGCTGGCGTGTATAAAATTGACTATTGGACAATGGCTAGCATGTACCGGCTGTTGCTCCCAATATTTATTCAAGCGGAGAGAGTTATTTATCTGGACTGCGACATCTTGGTCAATATGGATATTAACGAATTGTGGAACATCGACCTGGGAGATCGTTATTTGGGTGCAGTATTGGATCAAGGCCAAAATTTGCTGGAGTACTTTATCTCACTTGGGCTAAGTGCGGAGTTGTATTTTAACTCAGGGGTTATTCTGTTTCAACTGGACAATATCCGTAAGAAAGAGAACTGGTACGGAGAAATGCTCAATTTCTTGCGTAATTATCCAATAATGACTATGCCGGATCAGGATGTTCTGAATGCTGTTTTTAGCTCCAACTATTTGCAAATGGATCAGCGATTTAATACGTTCGCTCATCACGAACTCGATTTAGAGAATAAAATTATTCATTTCGCCGGAGATAGCAAATGGTGGGATGTAGATTCACCCCATGTACCGCTGTACAATAATTATCTGGCCATGACCCCATGGACTAAAGGACTTGCAGCACCAGAGCCAGTGTCTGAACCGGAGCAAACCCTCAGTCTGCCTGAGCCGCCTGCTCCAGAAATTCAGCCTCCAGAAATACAGCTTCCGGAAACTCCGGTTCTTGAAATCCCAGCCCCTGAAGTGGCAGCCCCAGTCCCAGTACCAGCCCCAGAGAACGTTCCCGTAAAGCCGCACAGACGGAGACGTCGTAGATCATTGCGACTACGGTTGCGGTTAATAAGACTTAGATTGAGAAGAAAAAGAATGATCCGCGCCAAATACCGTTCTATCAAGCGCGTGAAACTGATCAAGCGTCGACAGATGAAGAAGAAAAGAGTACTGCGTTCCACAAAGAAGAAACTGCATCCAGTCCGAAGAAAGCACAAACATATGATGAAAAAGGGACTCTCTAAAAGAGGCACATCCCATTTGAAGCGTACCTCATAA